The following coding sequences are from one Eptesicus fuscus isolate TK198812 chromosome 7, DD_ASM_mEF_20220401, whole genome shotgun sequence window:
- the AICDA gene encoding single-stranded DNA cytosine deaminase codes for MIPVLSEMGKSEERRDMQKEGSLLMKQRKFLYHFKNVRWAKGRHETYLCYVVKRRDSATSFSLDFGHLRNKSGCHVELLFLRYISDWDLDPGRCYRVTWFTSWSPCYDCARHVADFLRGNPNLSLRIFTARLYFCEDRKAEPEGLRRLHRAGVQIAIMTFKDYFYCWNTFVENRERTFRAWEGLHENSVRLSRQLRRILLPLYEVDDLRDAFRTLGL; via the exons ATGATCCCAGTATTATCTGAGATGGGGAAATCCGAGGAGAGGCGGGACATGCAGAAAGAGGGCAG cctcctgaTGAAGCAGAGGAAGTTTCTTTACCACTTCAAAAACGTCCGCTGGGCAAAGGGCCGCCATGAGACCTACTTGTGCTATGTGGTGAAGCGGCGAGACAGTGCCACCTCCTTTTCATTGGACTTCGGTCACCTTCGAAACAAG tCGGGCTGCCACGTGGAATTGCTCTTCCTGCGCTACATCTCCGACTGGGACCTGGACCCTGGCCGGTGCTACCGCGTCACCTGGTTCACCTCTTGGAGCCCCTGCTACGACTGTGCCCGGCACGTGGCTGACTTTCTCAGGGGGAACCCCAACCTCAGCCTCCGGATCTTCACCGCACGCCTCTACTTCTGCGAGGACCGCAAGGCTGAGCCCGAGGGCCTGCGGAGGCTGCACCGCGCGGGGGTCCAGATCGCCATCATGACCTTCAAAG attatttttattgctggAATACTTTTGTGGAAAATCGTGAAAGAACTTTcagagcctgggaggggctgCATGAAAACTCAGTGCGTCTGTCCAGGCAGCTTCGACGCATCCTTTTG cCCCTATATGAAGTTGATGATTTACGAGATGCATTTCGTACTTTGGGACTTTGA